The Mesoterricola silvestris sequence GTGATGGGGAAGGCCGTGTTGTTGAACACCGCCACGGCGCCCGTGCCGCTGTTCAACAGGCCCAGGACCGTGGTGCCGCCGTCCAGGACCTGGTTGTCGAAGACGGTATCCGACGTGCCGTCCGAGAACCGCGCCCGCACATCGTAGTAGCCGGGATCGAGACCGATGAACGTGAGGGAATCCGCCGGCGCCAGCGGGGTGTTCCCCAACTGCTCGGCCCCCCAGGTGGAACTGGTGCTGGGCGTGATGTAGAGCTGGGTCATGGACACCGAGCCGTCGTTCCGGACCCGCAGGCTGCCCTCGGGGGTGTGGAGCCGGCTCGAGGAGCAGGAAAAGGCCAGCAGGGCCAGGAGGGCGCCGGCCAGCAGGCGCCATTTTGAAAGCAGGACCATGGGAAGCCTCCCGGGTACGGGGAAAATCAGGATGGCGGGGGAATCCGCACCTTTAATTTCTCATTCTACCCCAGGAGGGGCGGGATCGCCGAGGCCGGGGGCCGGGGGTGCCGCCCTGCATTCCATGCGTGTGATTGTTTTTGGTTATCACATTGAATATTTATTTGTATTTCTCGTTATCGAACTCCAGGCCTACCTTGGGGGAGTCCCACCTGAGGGACCCGAACTTCCAAGGAGCAGTCCATGACCCCCCTGATCAACGCATCCCTGCCCGAGTTCACCGTGCAGGCCTTCCACGACGGCGCCTTCAAGCAGGTCTCCCACAAGGATCTGGCCGGGAAGTGGTCCGTCCTCTTCTTCTACCCCGCCGATTTCACCTTCGTGTGCCCCACGGAGCTGGCGGACATGGCCGACCTGTACGCCGAATTCCAGAAGCTGGGCGTGGAGATCTACTCCGTGTCCACCGATACCCATTTCGTGCACAAGGCCTGGCACGACGCCTCCGAGACGATCCGGAAGATCCGCTACCCCATGCTCGCCGATCCCACCGGCAGCCTCACCCGGGCCTTCGGCGTGCACATCGAGGAGGAGGGCCTGGCCTACCGCGGCACCTTCCTCATCTCCCCCGAAGGCAAGGTGAAGGTGGCCGAGATCCACGACAACGGCATCGGCCGCAACGCGGGCGAACTGCTGCGCAAGGTGCAGGCCGCCCAGTTCGTGGCCAGCCACCCCGGCGAGGTGTGCCCCGCCAAGTGGCAGCCCGGCGAAGCCACCCTCAAGCCCGGCCTCGACCTCGTCGGCAAGATCTGACCCCGCATCCCCAGGAGACACCATGCTCGACCCCGGCATCCGCCAGCAGCTCACCCAGCTTTTCGCCAACCTCGATGGCGCCTTCGAACTTCGCCTGGAAGGCGGTGATCACCCGCGGCGCGCGGAGC is a genomic window containing:
- the ahpC gene encoding alkyl hydroperoxide reductase subunit C, translating into MTPLINASLPEFTVQAFHDGAFKQVSHKDLAGKWSVLFFYPADFTFVCPTELADMADLYAEFQKLGVEIYSVSTDTHFVHKAWHDASETIRKIRYPMLADPTGSLTRAFGVHIEEEGLAYRGTFLISPEGKVKVAEIHDNGIGRNAGELLRKVQAAQFVASHPGEVCPAKWQPGEATLKPGLDLVGKI